From one Budorcas taxicolor isolate Tak-1 chromosome 21, Takin1.1, whole genome shotgun sequence genomic stretch:
- the LOC128066513 gene encoding serine/arginine repetitive matrix protein 1-like: MATARPGRFVREEVHGMPDRLHSAKKDGSAPGLRRPGPAPTDPAPARRPPPRARDGAAGDGAARRPPGPLPASAPPGRLSSAERVLRRGPQRPAPRAAPCRGAGKGRRPPPPPPAGKSLLGCNPARARGGRAAPRSLALTHPLAGTSSRALEIPAGRRSAPGRARAPPPPPARARARVGAAGAREGGRLSAPPPRAPPPGPARARRPSLRPSPRRPPPGLSNGAAAPAGAGTAAPSAAPPPRARARPAPGASQPPPRASPLFRVEKPRKPRGGPKGSCVLIECEKCGQSATSSQSAPLACEPPPLPGPQAFWGTRFSTGLGSLPRSKRRFMEISRAEASVTSLSQCPFLYFSNDSSNKGRKFSISSRGFLCGTFQNSGQSAPGKSKQQGMTWLWGEQGHSRGYSALAMAHTASRAMRRAQARLRVRRLLPDGGEDPRPIAWSRGSSRSPAVPTEQPLQSGSQRPSPVVVTSGPMAACAHRLPAPALSGNMMACPTPGGFEKAPGASGDPVASVSLGETTVVSGAAQFT; the protein is encoded by the exons ATGGCCACGGCCCGGCCAGGCAGGTTCGTACGGGAAGAGGTCCACGGGATGCCAGACCGTCTGCACTCAGCCAAGAAGGACGGTTCAGCGCCTG GCCTGcgccgccccggccccgcgccgACCGACCCCgcgcccgcccgccgcccgccgcccagGGCGCGGGATGGAGCCGCCGGGGATGgagccgcccgccgcccgccagGCCCCTTACCCGCGTCCGCGCCGCCCGGCCGGCTCAGCAGCGCCGAGCGCGTCCTCCGCCGCGGTCCGCAGCGTCCTGCTCCCCGGGCAGCCCCATGTCGGGGGGCGGGGAAGGGccggcggccgccgccgccgccgccggctgGAAAGTCCCTGCTGGGCTGCAACCCGGCTCGCGCACGCGGCGGCCGCGCCGCGCCGCGCTCCCTCGCCCTCACGCACCCTCTCGCAGGCACTTCCTCTCGCGCGCTGGAAATCCCCGCCGGCCGCCGGAGCGCGCCCGGGCGcgcgcgcgccccgcccccgccgccggcccgcgcgcgcgcgcgcgtgggGGCTGCGGGAGCCCGCGAGGGCGGCCGGCTCTCCGCGccgccgccccgcgcgcccccgcccggccccgcgcGCGCCCGCCGCCCGTCGCTAAGGCCCTCCCCCCGGCGCCCGCCGCCCGGCCTTAGCAACGGCGCCGCGGCGCCGGCGGGGGCGGGCACGGCCGCCCCCagcgccgccccgcccccgcgcgcgcgcgcgcgcccggCCCCCGGCGCCTCGCAGCCCCCGCCCCGGGCGTCCCCCCTTTTCCGGGTCGAAAAGCCACGCAAGCCGCGTGGGGGCCCGAAAG GAAGTTGTGTCTTGATCGAGTGTGAAAAATGTGGCCAGTCTGCCACAAGTTCCCAGAGCGCCCCGCTGGCCTGtgaaccccctcccctccctgggccccAGGCCTTCTGGGGCACCCGTTTCTCCACAGGCCTCGGCTCTCTGCCCCGCTCCAAGCG AAGGTTCATGGAGATCTCCAGAGCCGAGGCCAGTGTCACCAGCTTAAGCCAGTGCCCCTTCTTATACTTCTCCAATGACTCGTCGAATAAAGGCAGGAAGTTCAGCATCTCCTCCAGAGGCTTTCTCTGTGGAACGTTCCAGAACTCTGGACAGTCTG CACCCGGCAAATCCAAACAGCAGGGCATGACTTGGCTGTGGGGTGAACAAGGTCACAGCCGAGGATACTCGGCCCTGGCGATGGCGCACACTG CCAGCAGGGCGATGCGCCGAGCCCAGGCAAGGCTCCGAGTGCGGCGTTTGCTACCGGATGGGGGCGAGGACCCACGGCCCATTGCCTGGAGCCGGGGTTCCAGCCGCAGCCCCGCTGTCCCCACAGAGCAGCCTCTGCAGAGCGGCTCTCAGCGGCCGAGTCCCGTGGTTGTCACCTCGGGCCCCATGGCTGCCTGTGCTCACCGGCTCCCCGCCCCGGCACTG AGCGGAAATATGATGGCCTGCCCGACCCCAGGGGGCTTTGAGAAAGCGCCTGGTGCCAGTGGGGACCCTGTGGCCAGCGTGTCCCTGGGAGAGACCACG GTTGTGTCTGGGGCGGCCCAGTTCACTTGA